Proteins from a genomic interval of Megalopta genalis isolate 19385.01 unplaced genomic scaffold, iyMegGena1_principal scaffold0020, whole genome shotgun sequence:
- the Or115 gene encoding LOW QUALITY PROTEIN: odorant receptor 115 (The sequence of the model RefSeq protein was modified relative to this genomic sequence to represent the inferred CDS: substituted 1 base at 1 genomic stop codon) produces the protein MDFAMGWNQFNLTLLGVWPEPRVTSDRSRRFTSFVFWSTCFVTFTFICAPQTANLILKSTSLDEVIENLSINVPIAFALAKQIVLHCHKKALTFLVSQILHDWSQTLPDSDRHTMLKNARLSRMISIVCSTLTYIMLFAFVSLQIWNNAQSASETDLGGLLHPASFPYDTKKSPNFEITWLGQFMGTVLTAICYSCFDTFLAVLVLHLCGQLSVLRNALENLADISSKNSSVKFNERLGYIVYRHNELSRYAVIVEDCFNLTLLVQTLICTAMFCLTGYRMITSVDQEEEDVPIVGMVFFIIHVIYTMLHLFIYCYVGEALVGESTGVAQSAYNCIWYNLPSKQAVSLIMLIRRSRISFQITAGKFSPFCLEFFNAVLRTSVGYLSVLLAMKEXSNNKIHLRYVYGWNYYTMKYMGIWPEERHWYLPSSYVILIPVLTTLCFCCIPQTANIPVVYSDMYMLVENLSMANISITISMLKTTIFWANGKPIKSLLKCMASDWNRRLSSSDRKIMTDIAKITRKTILTSTVAVNIMVIAYVVRYTFIAMYTDRKLFFHAYFPYDVKASPNIQLTVAAQLIGGIYAAGCYTAVDTFIAMLILHVCGQLTILKHDIMNLREDGDEKLRVVLGRIIERHEYINAFAGTIENCFNAMLLLQMLGCTLQLCFQCFQVIMTFSDEDKNLMSVQISFLSIYVVYIMAQLYLYCYVGDRLTIEGREIANAAYNCAWYNLSANNARLLIIIMCRDLLPLRITAGRFCSFTLQLYSEILKRSMGYISVLYTMQNK, from the exons ATGGATTTCGCGATGGGATGGAATCAGTTCAACTTGACTCTGCTCGGCGTGTGGCCAGAACCAAGGGTGACCTCGGATCGTTCCCGTCGATTCACGTCTTTCGTGTTCTGGTCGACGTGTTTCGTGACGTTCACGTTCATCTGCGCGCCGCAGACGGCGAATCTGATCTTGAAATCGACCAGTTTGGACGAAGTGATCGAGAATCTGTCGATTAATGTGCCGATCGCTTTTGCTTTGGCCAAGCAGATCGTTCTACACTGCCACAAAAAGG CGCTGACGTTCTTGGTCAGTCAGATATTGCACGACTGGTCGCAGACACTTCCGGATTCGGATCGCCATACGATGCTGAAGAATGCCAGATTGAGTCGAATGATATCCATCGTTTGTTCCACTCTGACCTATATAATGCTTTTCGCGTTCGTGTCGCTGCAAATCTGGAACAATGCGCAGAGCGCTTCCGAGACCGATTTAGGAGGCCTCCTGCACCCAGCCAGCTTTCCCTATGACACTAAGAAGAGTCCTAATTTCGAGATCACCTGGCTAGGACAGTTCATGGGCACCGTGTTGACGGCGATCTGCTATTCCTGCTTCGACACGTTCCTGGCCGTCCTCGTGTTGCATTTGTGCGGGCAACTGTCTGTTCTAAGAAACGCTCTCGAAAATCTCGCCGACATCAGCAGCAAAAACAGCTCCGTGAAGTTCAACGAAAGACTCGGCTACATCGTGTACAGGCACAACGAGCTGTCGAG GTACGCCGTGATTGTGGAAGACTGCTTCAATCTGACATTGCTTGTGCAAACTCTGATCTGCACCGCGATGTTCTGTCTGACTGGATATCGTATGATAACC TCTGTAGATCAGGAAGAAGAAGACGTGCCCATTGTAGGGATGGTATTTTTTATCATACACGTGATTTATACGATGCTGCATTTGTTTATATATTGCTATGTGGGAGAAGCGCTCGTTGGCGAA AGTACCGGAGTTGCTCAGTCTGCATACAACTGCATATGGTATAATTTGCCGTCGAAACAAGCAGTATCGTTGATTATGTTAATACGCCGATCGAGgatatcgtttcaaataacCGCCGGCAAGTTTAGTCCCTTCTGTCTGGAATTTTTCAACGCA gTATTGAGAACTTCCGTCGGATATCTGTCCGTGTTATTGGCCATGAAAGAATAATCAAATAATAAAATAC ACTTGAGATACGTGTACGGATGGAACTATTACACGATGAAATACATGGGCATCTGGCCGGAGGAAAGGCATTGGTACCTGCCATCGAGCTACGTGATCCTGATCCCGGTTCTAACGACGCTATGCTTCTGCTGCATCCCCCAGACCGCCAACATCCCCGTTGTTTACAGCGACATGTACATGCTGGTGGAGAATTTGTCGATGGCGAACATCTCGATCACGATCTCGATGCTGAAGACGACCATCTTCTGGGCTAACGGGAAAC CAATAAAGTCTCTGCTGAAGTGCATGGCCAGCGACTGGAACCGGCGGTTGAGTTCCAGCGACCGCAAGATCATGACGGACATCGCGAAGATCACGAGGAAGACGATCCTGACGAGCACCGTGGCGGTCAACATTATGGTGATCGCGTATGTCGTTCGGTATACGTTCATCGCGATGTACACGGATCGCAAGCTGTTCTTCCATGCCTACTTTCCGTACGACGTAAAGGCCAGCCCGAACATTCAGCTGACCGTCGCCGCCCAATTGATAGGCGGCATTTATGCTGCTGGCTGCTACACGGCGGTCGACACCTTCATCGCCATGCTGATCCTACACGTGTGCGGACAGCTGACTATACTGAAGCATGACATCATGAACCTCCGAGAGGACGGGGACGAAAAGCTGCGGGTCGTCCTGGGGAGGATCATTGAGAGGCATGAGTATATTAACGC GTTCGCGGGAACAATAGAAAACTGTTTCAACGCGATGCTGCTGCTTCAGATGCTCGGCTGCACGCTGCAGCTCTGTTTTCAGTGTTTCCAAGTTATTATG ACATTCAGCGACGAAGACAAGAATCTTATGTCCGTTCAAATCTCTTTTCTGTCGATCTATGTAGTTTACATCATGGCACAGTTATACTTGTATTGTTACGTAGGCGACAGACTCACAATTGAG GGAAGGGAGATAGCCAACGCAGCGTACAACTGCGCATGGTACAATCTGTCGGCTAATAATGCCAGGCTATTGATAATTATCATGTGTCGTGATTTATTACCACTGCGGATCACAGCGGGCAGGTTTTGTTCCTTCACTTTGCAGCTTTACTCCGAA ATCTTAAAAAGGTCGATGGGTTACATTTCTGTATTGTACACAATGCAGAACAAATAG